The [Pseudomonas] carboxydohydrogena genome includes a window with the following:
- a CDS encoding succinate dehydrogenase assembly factor 2 → MSASTRSSDGLDDRRKRLLFRCWHRGTKEMDYILGRFADAHIADLSEDEISDFERLIELPDPDLYDAFNDKASLDAEYADGIFRRIKAFTGGRAA, encoded by the coding sequence ATGTCCGCTTCCACCCGTTCCAGCGATGGCCTCGACGACCGGCGCAAGCGTCTCCTATTCCGCTGCTGGCACCGGGGCACCAAGGAGATGGATTACATCCTCGGAAGGTTTGCCGATGCCCATATCGCGGATCTGAGCGAGGACGAGATCTCCGATTTCGAGCGCCTGATCGAATTGCCGGATCCCGATCTCTACGATGCTTTCAACGACAAGGCGTCGCTCGACGCGGAGTACGCCGACGGTATTTTCCGGCGCATCAAGGCGTTCACCGGCGGACGCGCGGCATGA